Proteins from one Setaria italica strain Yugu1 chromosome V, Setaria_italica_v2.0, whole genome shotgun sequence genomic window:
- the LOC101776505 gene encoding single myb histone 5, which produces MGAPKQRWTSEEEAALRTGVAKHGVGNWRTILNDPELSSILCYRSNVDLKDKWRNMNVTVTASSSRDKARSAVKKTRAGPKNNDQPAAISTVTSDADDEIVDVKPIASVSSEAWNTSNSKKSQSHSRLDNIIMEAIKNLNEPTGSHRTTIANYIEEQYWPPSDFDHLLSAKLKDLAASGKLIKVNRKYRIAPSSPRLEGRSPKMLLLEEVQKEPLKLGIDASKSLTRSQVDAELARIATMTPEAAAAAAARAVAEAEAIMAEAEAAAREAEVAEAEAQAAQAFAEAALLTLKNRNATKLMAQG; this is translated from the exons TGGAAATTGGCGCACAATATTGAATGATCCAGAACTTAGTTCCATATTGTGCTACCGCTCAAATGTTGACCTAAAG GACAAGTGGCGCAACATGAATGTAACTGTCACTGCGTCGAGTTCTCGTGACAAGGCGAGGAGTGCTGTGAAGAAAACCCGAGCTGGCCCTAAGAATAATGATCAGCCAGCAGCAATCAGCACAGTTACttctgatgctgatgatgaGATTGTTGATGTAAAGCCTATAGCTTCAGTGTCTAGTGAAGCGTGGAATACTTCAAATTCAAAGAAATCTCAGTCTCACTCAAG GCTAGACAATATTATAATGGAGGCTATAAAGAACTTGAATGAGCCTACAGGGTCACACAGAACTACTATTGCTAATTACATAGAG GAGCAATATTGGCCACCTAGTGATTTTGATCACTTGTTATCTGCAAAGCTGAAGGACTTGGCCGCCAGTGGGAAATTGATAAAG GTGAATCGGAAGTACAGGATAGCACCTAGTTCACCACGCTTAGAGGGCCGAAgccccaagatgctgctgctggaagAGGTGCAAAAAGAGCCCTTGAAATTAGGGATTGATGCTAGTAAAAGCCTTACAAGATCACAAGTTGATGCAGAATTGGCTCGCATCGCAACTATGACCccggaggctgctgctgctgctgctgctcgtgcaGTTGCAGAGGCAGAGGCTATCATGGCAGAAGCTGAAGCAGCTGCAAGAGAGGCAGAGGTTGCTGAAGCAGAGGCCCAAGCTGCACAGGCCTTTGCTGAAGCAGCACTCTTGACATTGAAGAACAGAAATGCTACGAAATTG ATGGCCCAAGGTTGA